The following DNA comes from Ictalurus punctatus breed USDA103 unplaced genomic scaffold, Coco_2.0 Super-Scaffold_100046, whole genome shotgun sequence.
aaataaagcagaaaaatgcatataaagcagccagaaactcctgaacactcagatgtacaaagctgaacaccttccccaggtgaagcccaaactcctctctgaagatttgggtacacactcctgagtacactgacacttctctcacatcaatgccacactctctcaggtcttcctcatagaagatcaggtttcctttctccagctgttggaaagccagttctcccagtgccaggatactctctctggtctgctgaggatcagggtcacatttctcatggtacttttggtccttgtgtttgatctgcaagatcaggaagtgtgtgaacatttgagtcagagtcttggggatctctccactctctgctccacccaacattctctctagaacagtggctgagatccagcagaagactgggatgtggcacatgatgtagaggcttcttgaagacttcatgtgtgagatgattttattggccaggctctgatcactgatcctcttcctgaagtactcctctttctgaggatcactgaaccctcgtacctctgtgacctggtctacacactcaggagggatctgattggctgctcctggtcgagaggtgatccagaggagagcagagggaagcagattccccttgatgaggttcgtcagcagcacatccactgaggctgactctgtcacatcacacagtctctcattcttctggaaatttagaggaagtcgacactcatccagaccatcaaagatcaacaccactttgtAGGAGTCACAGTCTATTACTTctagttttctcatttcagggaaaaagtgatgaagaagatccatcagactgagatgtctctgcttcatcagattcagctctctaaagggaagtggaaacatgaaggtgacgtcctgatttgcttttccttcagcccagtccagaatgaacttctgcacagagactgtttttccaattccagcaactcctgtagtcagcactcttctgatggacttgtctttaaagagatcattacatttgatgggtgtctcctgtgttgctggtctcctggacgctgtctcaatctgtctcacctcatgttcattattgacgtctccactcccaccctctgtgatgtagagctctgtgtagatctcattcagaagtgctgagcttccatgctgtgagattccttcattaattcttttaaacttctctctcaggctggatttcagctttgtctgatacacagaggccacagactctaataaacaaagtaataagatgttttaatgtaaaatcactgaacacaggattaaatgtaaaattctaatgctgctgttcattcctgattcatgtagtaaatattcctgaaggaacaggaccattgtacagagtcaccacaagctggaccacgaacagaacagaaaagcagcagatgtacatgatactaaactcaaacctcaaactaaaagtgttcctatctaaaactatttcctctctctgaagtgaacctgacggaataaagccatgactcagagctcttactgttgtgcagtgtgttagcgagatctgtgtggttcatgttcttcaggacgtgcagtgtgatcttcagcgctccgtctctgacactgtgcagatcctcctcatcctccacctccctctcagtgcatgctgggtaatctggactcaggagcttcctaaacctcttcagctcattctttatcagagtgatgactttgtgttccagctcctggttagaaacacacaggaacacatctaaatattataatgttacacactgagagatgcttttattttatgaaaagaagaaaagtctctttctattcccacagttacagctgaaattctgtctgattacccataatgctgctgcacatcaataaatcagtaaattgtcatgatcttaaataaaaaaccttcaccctgctcacacacaagttacacacattaaaaagacacacaccttgaatatggagtccaactgatttctgctgaggtttgatttcttctgttgtggtctgtgaagaaataaaacacatgatgtgatatagactatatgtattcatagctgcacaacacacactaatacatacagagacagatatttaacactatcctcttaacacaatacactgatttcaggatttctcactgacactaacatgtttatgaataaaatagtgatctagtcattaatgtcccaggtgtaaatgttgttgtgtagcaccacagaccctccagctcagggactgcaggctgaactgaactcttaaagcagttttcctcactgccagtccgagagctgcagcactgcacagtttagtgttttactgcttcaacacctgataaagatcatgaagggcttcagaatgagaccagtgagtttgatcaggtggaacactgctgtaaaacacctcactgttctgacctcacatcaggagaactggctccATCTCTGAAGTGAAGTGGCTGCTCCATTGACcggtcactcttcatggacacacagctgggttctggtgagtctgatctctttccctccatcattctagaattaaacagaaatatcagcaataattaatactctgctgtctcagcactgttacacaatgtgttcatcattaaacaccaataattccatctttttaattcagctccagtctgcacacttattcaaacaggagacacgccccatacctcaggaattacactgatgtcaggagtcccagtcacagataactgactcagctgggtcttaaagcctgtagagttcactgactcaaagctacgctgctcttctcctccacattacacagtcctttttactcttctctcagtgaatggtttctctaaactgttcttatatcagatcagtgatatattcactgctattaaacaccttaaaccaaagtctagttcctctgttaactagtgagtgtttagagatacagatctgttccatgagacggtgtgtgtttattgctggtgaatggaaaagtaactcacctctcgtctccctttaagtcctgttctccagacacactcatgttggaggtcatgtctccttctccagattacagcaggacacacgtttacttcactccaatatcggtgtgttaaatcaaaccctgtatcagcaGAGTTCACTTACAGAAAATAGTCTctgtatcaagtcataaaacaacctgtgtacattcaaacttcagtacaaacccacaaaactcttctgcatctagtgtacattcagtgtgtttatatattatagctttagatgtagatactcactgtgtttttactcctgaaatgctgtattttcccctccacacaaaatggagactgactttcactttcacttcctaGTTTACTCtgcagagggggaggggcagtgaggtagggtaataaacacacacacagagatatggtttgttttcagacagctttctgatccatcgagcaaaggcctgtaaatactgaaagtataagcctgaaaacgctgcaaatacagagaacagaattaaaagtctggtaaaatctacttcacacacattatcatttcattaccttcatttattatctcgtgacttcattcagctgtgcacgaacaactgtcagagctctatacaaatatataaactaaaataaaataacaggagctagaaacactcagatcattagataaagaagcagaactcatacactgagtaagtttacttaaatatctgcagaaatgtatttttctggttttcccttaatgagagcgagtatcctgatattagtgaggattggtgtgtaagtagtttttgtgtgaataatgaatgtttcTCAGAATAAAGGTGATGATGgagagtaagttaaacacattggtcagacgagtaactaacccagtgtttcccaatcgaggttccgtctgatgagagcaggggtgcgtgtaaaaatccttcaaacattttctaaaatgatcaaatgtctagaaaacatttaatattgatgagaaatatctgatgtctgaaataataacacagacacagaaataataagacagacacacacacagacacacaacaacaataataataaactagaccagtacatttcctgaataAAATGTGTGCTGCTTGCCATGGCAAAATTAGGAtcaggcgccaatactttcgatagCCGAAAGCGTAGAGTGCCAAGACTTTTGACAGCCAGAAgagtggggtgccaatacttttgacagTTGCCggcgtagggtgccaatacttttgaaagcTGGACGCGATGGGCGTCAATTCTTTTGAGAGCTAGAGgcacagggcgccaatacttctgagagccggccgtgtagtgcagctatactttttagagctggccgtgtagGGCGGAAATACTTTGGAGAGCCAGCcatgcggggtgccaatacttttgagagtcagccagatagggtgccaatacttctgagagccggacagattggttgccaatactttttagagctggGCGTGTATGGAGGCAATTCTTTTAGAGCTGGCAGTGTAGAGCGTCAATTCTTTcgcaactcaatgcaagtctatgggaaattttccgactTTGAGCTTCCTTACCGGGAATGCCGACATTCCGATCACTTCCGTAAtacatagcacacctctcctcaataagccgatcgattcgacacctcaaccgtcgatctccgacaaacggtgcgggactagtttcgcaccgaaaaaaaagtggaagaagaagaagaagaagaagattataattataataagtttgccaaataacaataatagtgcttttcaagcaccattaattataataataataataataataataataataataagtaggccgaagaacaatagtagtgcttttcaagcaccattaattataataataactagaccggtacatttcctgaagaaaatgtggatgGTGCTTGCCAGGGCAAAACCGGAatggggcgccaatactttcaagagcCGATGgcgaagggcgccaatacttttgagagccggacagatagggcGCAAGCACTGTtggagccggccgtgtagtggCCCaattcctgaagaaaatgtgagtggtgcttgcacTGGCAAAATTTGGatcgggcgccaatactttcgagagccggatgGATAGGTTGCTACAGGGTTTCAGCATGATGATAGCATGTTTTAGCACgtgttagcatcatgctagcatcatgctagcatgttttaacatgttttagcatcatgcttgcacgttttagcatcatgcttgcacgttttagcatcatgcttgcacgttttagcatcatgcttgcacgttttagcatcatgcttgcacgttttagcatcatgcttgcacgttttagcatcatgcttgcacgttttagcatcatgctaggaTGTTTAACcatcatgcttgcacgttttagcatcatgcttgcacgttttagcatcatgcttgcacgttttagcatcatgcttgcacgttttagcatcatgctagcatgttttagcatgtttaacatcatgctagcatgctttagcatcatgctgacatgttgctagcatgtgttagcactATACTGGCCGTTTAGGGTGCTAATACTTTTAAAGCTGGACaaatagggtgccaatattttcgagagccggacagatagggcgccagcattgttagagccggccgtgtagtgcgccaatactttttagagctgactgtcaagggtgccagtacttttgagagctggccgtgcggggtcccaatacttttgagcgccggccagatagggtgccaatacttttgagagccgaacagatcgtgtgccaatacattttagagccggacgtgtacggaggcaaaacttttagagctttctccttagagggccaatactttcgaaactcaatgcaagtctatttGAAATTTTCCGAATTTtagcgggaattccggcattccgatcgcttataaaagtcacagcacacatctcctcaataagccgatcgattcaaCACCTCACctgtcgatctccgacaaacggtgcgggactagttacgcgccgaaaaaaacgtggaataataataataataataataataataataataataataataataataagtatgcaagagaacaatagtagtgcttttcaagcaccactaataaaacacttactgttacGATAGACAGCCACCTCCTCTTTGAAGCattcctcaaaataaaaataaaactttagcgGTGCTAAAATGAGAAGCCGCAGGTTCGTTTAAATCACACAGCGCAAACACTGGTACACAGCAGAGATCTTAGAGACTTCTAAGTCCACCTATTGCTGGGGGTATCGTAAAGCCATTAACACCCCCAGACAccaactcattatcataaacatacTGATAGGATTACACCACGACCCCCGGTCATAAAATAAGTGTCTCCACACAAAGCTCTTGCTcaggaaaacacaaagatcataaattagacTACCTACAAACTGTTGCTcaggaaaacacaaagatcataaattagacTACCTACAAACTGTTGCTCAGGAAcacacaaagatcataaattagacTACCTACAAACTGTTGCTcaggaaaacacaaacatcataAATTAGACTACCTACAAACTGTTGCTcaggaaaacacaaacatcataAATTAGCACACTACTtcgattgacagtttgacagaaagtacTGTCTACTGGTGAAACAcgtgtatgggcggggtttagagagagagagagagagagagagagagagagagagagagagagagagagagagagagagaggtgtctgtaacgtatgtatgggcggggtttagagagagagagagagagagagagagagagagagagagagagagagagagaggtgtctgtaacgtatgtatgggcggggtttagagagagagagagagagagagagagagagtgagagagagagagagagagaggtgtgtctgtaacatgtatgtatgggcgcggtttagagagagagagagagagaggtgatggGGTTTtttgtcttctagtttaaacattacggagattcttttaaccagcactttaacatttttacctcgtaaggataTTTTGTTTAGAAGTCGTGTAATACGcgcgattctttttaaacagctcttttaaccatttttacatcctaaagttTTTATGAGTTTTTTTGGAAGCCTagtaatacggattctttttaaacagctcttttaaatcatttttacatcctaaaggtttgtgattagaatgtatgtaatacaaacaattattttaaacagaatcttttatataaaaaaaaaacaaaaaaaaaaaaaaactacactacactttttattcaaaggcaaaccAGGCtcctaaaaacataatcaacaattgttttaatttatttcacaaacaaatattctactcatatatgtacacattcaaacatcatgctttttctaacaatgtgtttacacaaacgaaataacgccacacagtaacacaaacacatccccgTATTAACCATTGATactcttttcagacgtatttcaccccagCCCCCCGTCATAAATTAGGCCACTTACAGAAATGTCGGCCTGAGAAGCACAAAGGGctataaatcagcacacactactttgattgacagtttgacagaaagtgtgtgttactCTCGTTGGAACAAAGTTACTGGTGTGACTCtaattctctttatttttaatggtctAGTAAAAGGGCAGTCTGTGCTCCGGCTCCCTATAGTGGCCTGTGTGAATCACTGCCTcttgtcacatttttataaaatattatctattaatttattaatatctgtgtgtgtgtgtgtgtgtgtgtgtgtgtgtaggactacacagtgtctttgtgtgttaACAGGAGCTCAGCTATTCTCTCTGAATAAAGAGGAACTTTGCGCTGTCATTCCTGAAGAAGGAGCGAGGGTGTACAGACAAGTTGCCGTACAGAAGGCACTGCtggaggtaaacacacacacacatgcgcacgcgcacacacacacacacacacacacacgcacgctaatgatgtgtataaatgatgagtgtttttttctcaGGATGTCAGAAAGGCAACAGAGCTggaggcagtgatggagaaacagaagatgaaggtggatttcacagaggagagtggaacTCATACGCCTCGTACTCTAGCatactacccccccccccccccgcacctacaccccatactacacccccccccacctacACCCCATACTACACCCCCCCTCCACAAACACATgtagtttatatatacacattgatGTACATGGTAtggtgtaagaaaaaaaaaaaaacaacataacatATATTTAAtgcctttacacacacacacacacacacacacacacacacacacacacacacacacacacacacacacacacacacacacacacgtctgtctGATATATTACAGACTAttcctcacacacttacacaaatcAACTGCCATTTTATGGTAAAGCTgcctaaatgtaaatgttcaatctttgactgtacattcataaattataataacttgTGTGGCATTCtctgttattttaaatatctgtgtgtgtgtgtgtgtgtgtgtgtgtgtgtgtgtctgtgtttcaacatcattttacaaaaacactatTCAACGTTTCATCAGAGagtctgcatcttttgatcaaagttgcatggcgcgagaccattcagtgctttataggttaataaaagtattttataatcaatgtgagattttacagggagccaatgcagtgtggataagatcggggtgatgtgtcgtatcttctagttctagttaggactctagcagctgcattctggactaactggagcttatttatattcctactggaacatccagacagtaaggcattacagtaatctagtctagaggtgacgaaagcatgaactaatatttatgcatcatgtagtgacattagaCAACCCCAAtaccgaaaaagttgggacagtctggaaaatgctaataaaacaatgagggtcatttgtaaatgtacattgacttgtatttacacaaaaaacataaagacgaggtatttgaggttttacctaatcaactgcaaagTTTCTGGAAGATGAACATTCATTTTGAAGTTGATgctgcaacacgttccaaaaaagttgggacaggggtcaTTTAGGattaatagcgatgtgacgagttgaaagaagaaggtgatgtgaaacaggtgaggtctAATTATCGTCTAATCATATGTATAAGGAGCCTTCAAAAAAGACCGAGT
Coding sequences within:
- the LOC128630126 gene encoding NLR family CARD domain-containing protein 3-like isoform X1, producing the protein MTSNMSVSGEQDLKGDERMMEGKRSDSPEPSCVSMKSDRSMEQPLHFRDGASSPDVRPQQKKSNLSRNQLDSIFKELEHKVITLIKNELKRFRKLLSPDYPACTEREVEDEEDLHSVRDGALKITLHVLKNMNHTDLANTLHNKSVASVYQTKLKSSLREKFKRINEGISQHGSSALLNEIYTELYITEGGSGDVNNEHEVRQIETASRRPATQETPIKCNDLFKDKSIRRVLTTGVAGIGKTVSVQKFILDWAEGKANQDVTFMFPLPFRELNLMKQRHLSLMDLLHHFFPEMRKLEVIDCDSYKVVLIFDGLDECRLPLNFQKNERLCDVTESASVDVLLTNLIKGNLLPSALLWITSRPGAANQIPPECVDQVTEVRGFSDPQKEEYFRKRISDQSLANKIISHMKSSRSLYIMCHIPVFCWISATVLERMLGGAESGEIPKTLTQMFTHFLILQIKHKDQKYHEKCDPDPQQTRESILALGELAFQQLEKGNLIFYEEDLRECGIDVREVSVYSGVCTQIFREEFGLHLGKVFSFVHLSVQEFLAALYAFFCFIFRKTNVLVEQSTERSNFFRKSDMSDLLRTAVNKALQSENGHLDLFLRFLLGLSLESNQTLLRGLMPQTGSSSHSKQETVEYIKKKIRENPSPEKSINLFHCLNELNDHSLVQEVQTYLNRGGLGRLSGTRLSPAQWSALVFVLLNSDQELDVFNLWKYDPSEECLLKLLPVVKASRRADLWGCKLTEESCRVLSSVLRSNSSRLRELNLSDNNLQDSGVKLLSAGLENPHCTLEILRMCDCRITDEGCAALASALRSNSSSHLRELDLDYNNPGESGVKLLSDLLKDPHCTLETLHINYNTLTRTGV
- the LOC128630126 gene encoding NLR family CARD domain-containing protein 3-like isoform X2; its protein translation is MTSNMSVSGEQDLKGDERMMEGKRSDSPEPSCVSMKSDRSMEQPLHFRDGASSPDVRPQQKKSNLSRNQLDSIFKELEHKVITLIKNELKRFRKLLSPDYPACTEREVEDEEDLHSVRDGALKITLHVLKNMNHTDLANTLHNKSVASVYQTKLKSSLREKFKRINEGISQHGSSALLNEIYTELYITEGGSGDVNNEHEVRQIETASRRPATQETPIKCNDLFKDKSIRRVLTTGVAGIGKTVSVQKFILDWAEGKANQDVTFMFPLPFRELNLMKQRHLSLMDLLHHFFPEMRKLEVIDCDSYKVVLIFDGLDECRLPLNFQKNERLCDVTESASVDVLLTNLIKGNLLPSALLWITSRPGAANQIPPECVDQVTEVRGFSDPQKEEYFRKRISDQSLANKIISHMKSSRSLYIMCHIPVFCWISATVLERMLGGAESGEIPKTLTQMFTHFLILQIKHKDQKYHEKCDPDPQQTRESILALGELAFQQLEKGNLIFYEEDLRECGIDVREVSVYSGVCTQIFREEFGLHLGKVFSFVHLSVQEFLAALYAFFCFIFRKTNVLVEQSTERSNFFRKSDMSDLLRTAVNKALQSENGHLDLFLRFLLGLSLESNQTLLRGLMPQTGSSSHSKQETVEYIKKKIRENPSPEKSINLFHCLNELNDHSLVQEVQTYLNRGGLGRLSGTRLSPAQWSALVFVLLNSDQELDVFNLWKYDPSEECLLKLLPVVKASRRAERVSLFTPTRYVCTEGGAMWTKPPITIYYLFSKTDEEMISTE